The following proteins are co-located in the Macadamia integrifolia cultivar HAES 741 chromosome 3, SCU_Mint_v3, whole genome shotgun sequence genome:
- the LOC122072963 gene encoding probable disease resistance protein At5g66900: MAEAIILGALAQEVLQEVVRVILHMKGKTFNFREDLEELRISLEYVVPILKQGWKLNSELDFSKPEGVEKFKEKLQKGKELVSRCYKIPSWNIIQRIRYASKISKFDETIRRFCGLELQVENWRDNKVLLQTMNEMALHQVPSLSTINKGLFAVPQLPNHLVGFDIAIRELKIELFKENVTVLGVCAPGGCGKSTLAAMLCRDEEVRVAFRDKILFLTVSRNPILKILQRLIEEIGNGVSRSDLSEEDAIKQFHYLLEERRSQPLLLVLDDVWEESIIEKVFSRNKGCKMLVTSREAFKVYNSENHSKYLLKTLNPQDSKSLFRQTSLSQDGNDEYKPDENLLNEIVKNCEGFPLAITVIAKSLSQQPAVKWSNMAKKLSNGASIFNIDEKLQKCLATSLEFLDATLLECFMDLGSFPEDKRISASALIDIWCERYELDSEDEAYFNLLELASRNLVNLVGNRYVCFVYLSN, translated from the exons ATGGCGGAAGCAATCATCTTGGGTGCCCTAGCACAAGAGGTGTTGCAAGAAGTGGTGCGTGTGATATTACATATGAAGGGGAAGACCTTCAATTTCAGGGAAGATCTTGAAGAGCTCAGAATTTCTCTCGAATATGTGGTTCCTATTTTAAAACAAGGGTGGAAATTGAATTCAGAGTTGGACTTTAGTAAGCCAGAAGGAGTCGAGAAATTCAAGGAGAAGTTGCAGAAAGGTAAAGAGCTAGTCTCCAGGTGCTACAAGATCCCGTCTTGGAACATTATCCAGAGGATCCGTTACGCCAGTAAGATCTCCAAGTTTGATGAAACTATTCGTAGGTTCTGCGGGCTGGAGTTGCAGGTTGAAAACTGGCGCGATAATAAAGTGCTTCTACAGACGATGAACGAAATGGCTCTGCATCAGGTACCGAGTCTATCGACTATTAACAAGGGTTTGTTTGCTGTTCCTCAACTCCCAAATCATCTTGTTGGATTTGATATAGCCATTAGAGAATTGAAGATTGAATTGTTCAAAGAGAATGTGACGGTGCTTGGAGTATGTGCTCCTGGGGGATGTGGGAAATCGACATTAGCTGCCATGCTTTGCCGAGACGAAGAAGTTAGAG TTGCATTCAGGGATAAGATATTATTTTTAACTGTTTCAAGAAATCCCATCTTAAAGATCCTACAGAGACTAATTGAAGAGATTGGTAATGGGGTGTCTCGGTCCGACCTGAGTGAAGAAGATGCAATTAAGCAATTTCATTACCTTCTGGAGGAGAGAAGGTCACAGCCACTACTGTTGGTTCTAGATGATGTTTGGGAGGAATCAATCATTGAGAAGGTTTTCTCCAGAAATAAAGGATGTAAGATGCTGGTTACATCAAGAGAAGCATTCAAAGTATATAATTCTGAAAATCATTCGAAATATCTTCTGAAAACACTCAATCCCCAAGATTCCAAGTCTCTTTTTCGTCAAACATCACTGTCTCAAGATGGGAATGACGAGTATAAGCCAGATGAGAATCTTCTAAATGAG ATAGTAAAAAATTGCGAGGGTTTTCCACTCGCTATTACGGTGATTGCCAAATCACTGTCCCAGCAGCCCGCAGTGAAATGGAGCAACATGGCTAAGAAACTGTCAAATGGTGCCAGCATTTTTAACATTGATGAAAAATTGCAGAAATGTCTTGCAACAAGCTTGGAATTCTTGGATGCTACACTTCTAGAGTGTTTTATGGACTTAGGTTCCTTTCCTGAAGACAAAAGGATCTCTGCCTCTGCTCTGATCGATATTTGGTGTGAGCGCTATGAACTAGATTCTGAAGATGAGGCCTATTTCAATCTTCTCGAACTTGCCTCA